From Halostagnicola kamekurae, the proteins below share one genomic window:
- a CDS encoding arylsulfotransferase family protein has protein sequence MAVVTRNRLRLGLAILVVVSAAIVASAAGSGPETGSADVVPDAPPTENHTVVTESGRAGTITAYAPDGDVRYYNNSRTKYFDVDPVEGEPMTVEYAATDTIHTAGPTCGEPPCARNVIERANLSTGDVEVVYERYDYTENAAEWHDSTRINETRVAVADIVDDQVFVVNTETEIVEWLWDAQSDFALESGHSFPNDWTHINDVEYVERGEMAGRIMVSVRNQDQVVFLDRDEGVLENWTLGSENEYDTLHEQHNPDYIPESRGGPAILVADSENGRIVEFQREDGEWAQSWEWQDDQVQWPRDADRLPNGNTLITDSHGKRVIEVNQSGDIVWEVESTMPYDAERLETGAESAGGESAVALGLDSRTGGEGGGDENGGSGGIELDVYAFLGEMAESILPHRIYNALIFVAPVWVGEREAAAIGVGVLAALTWIGLEAVWRIRDAGVTVQSPIRRDRK, from the coding sequence GTGGCAGTGGTGACCCGAAATCGGCTTCGGCTTGGACTGGCAATACTCGTCGTCGTCTCCGCCGCAATCGTCGCGAGCGCCGCAGGGAGCGGTCCCGAGACGGGATCCGCCGACGTCGTTCCGGACGCCCCGCCGACGGAAAACCACACGGTCGTCACCGAGTCGGGACGGGCCGGAACGATCACCGCCTACGCGCCGGACGGCGACGTTCGCTACTACAACAACTCGCGGACGAAGTACTTCGACGTCGACCCCGTCGAAGGCGAGCCGATGACCGTCGAGTACGCGGCGACCGATACGATTCACACGGCGGGCCCAACCTGCGGCGAACCGCCCTGCGCCCGGAACGTCATCGAACGGGCGAACCTCTCGACCGGCGACGTCGAGGTGGTTTACGAACGGTACGACTACACAGAGAACGCCGCCGAGTGGCACGATTCGACCCGCATCAACGAAACCCGCGTTGCGGTCGCGGACATCGTCGACGATCAGGTCTTCGTCGTGAACACGGAGACGGAAATCGTCGAGTGGCTCTGGGACGCCCAGAGCGATTTCGCGCTCGAGAGCGGGCACTCGTTCCCGAACGACTGGACCCACATCAACGACGTCGAGTACGTCGAACGCGGCGAGATGGCCGGCCGGATTATGGTGAGCGTCCGCAATCAGGACCAGGTCGTCTTTCTCGACAGGGACGAGGGGGTACTCGAGAATTGGACGCTCGGGAGTGAAAACGAGTACGACACCCTTCACGAACAGCACAATCCGGACTACATCCCCGAGTCCCGTGGCGGCCCGGCGATCCTCGTCGCAGACTCCGAAAACGGTCGGATAGTCGAATTCCAGCGCGAAGACGGCGAGTGGGCACAGAGCTGGGAGTGGCAAGATGACCAGGTCCAGTGGCCACGAGACGCCGACAGACTCCCCAACGGAAACACGCTCATCACTGACAGCCACGGCAAGCGCGTTATCGAAGTCAACCAATCGGGCGACATCGTCTGGGAGGTCGAATCGACGATGCCCTACGACGCAGAGCGCCTCGAGACGGGCGCCGAGAGCGCGGGCGGCGAAAGCGCTGTGGCGCTCGGTCTCGACTCCCGGACAGGCGGTGAGGGCGGCGGCGACGAGAACGGCGGCTCAGGCGGCATCGAACTCGACGTCTACGCGTTCCTCGGGGAGATGGCCGAGTCGATTCTCCCCCACCGAATTTACAACGCGCTGATCTTCGTCGCCCCCGTCTGGGTCGGTGAACGGGAAGCCGCGGCTATCGGAGTCGGGGTGCTTGCAGCGCTGACGTGGATCGGTCTCGAGGCCGTCTGGCGGATCCGCGATGCCGGCGTTACGGTGCAGTCGCCGATCAGGCGCGACCGAAAGTGA
- a CDS encoding manganese catalase family protein — protein sequence MFFQEPELQYEVTVENPDPHFAKLLQQAIGGQEGEMRVALQYMFQAWALPEGYEEYRNLLMETAAEELGHIEMLASAVTKNLRGSPTEMGEEAQETAATAEAMTRQNPRQFLSAGESAMPVDSNGVPFTGGYIAASGNLAGDLYANVMAEATGRTLATRLWEYTDDPGMKDMLSYLIARDTMHQNQWIEALDSLEDPVPVPASFPQEQENQDVNYTFISTRRDQQPDPSYPWTQGESPDGKGQFSYAAEQPGGGEVVAPEPDSITHDEPNRSAQPDE from the coding sequence ATGTTCTTCCAAGAACCCGAACTGCAGTACGAGGTCACCGTCGAGAACCCGGACCCGCACTTCGCGAAACTGCTCCAGCAGGCGATCGGCGGGCAAGAAGGCGAAATGCGCGTCGCCCTGCAGTACATGTTCCAGGCGTGGGCGCTCCCGGAGGGGTACGAAGAGTACCGGAACCTGTTGATGGAAACCGCGGCCGAAGAACTGGGACACATCGAGATGCTCGCGTCGGCCGTCACGAAGAATCTCCGGGGCTCACCGACGGAGATGGGAGAAGAAGCTCAGGAAACCGCGGCGACCGCCGAAGCGATGACTCGCCAGAACCCACGCCAGTTCCTCTCCGCTGGCGAGTCGGCGATGCCGGTCGACAGCAACGGGGTTCCGTTCACCGGCGGCTATATCGCCGCTTCGGGAAACCTCGCGGGCGACCTCTACGCGAACGTGATGGCGGAGGCGACCGGTCGCACCCTCGCAACCCGCCTCTGGGAGTACACCGACGACCCGGGCATGAAAGACATGCTCTCCTACCTCATCGCTCGAGACACCATGCACCAGAACCAGTGGATCGAGGCCCTCGACAGCCTCGAGGACCCCGTCCCGGTCCCCGCGAGTTTCCCGCAGGAACAGGAGAATCAGGACGTCAATTACACGTTCATCTCGACCAGGCGCGACCAGCAGCCGGATCCATCGTATCCGTGGACCCAGGGCGAGTCACCGGACGGCAAGGGGCAGTTCTCCTACGCCGCCGAACAACCGGGCGGCGGCGAAGTCGTCGCGCCCGAGCCGGATTCGATAACGCACGACGAACCGAACCGATCTGCCCAACCCGACGAATAA
- a CDS encoding universal stress protein produces the protein MATHVLVPVDESEQSDEALEFALSEYPDARVTALHVVDAAEIRGGVALESYSPESYGNLQDKREERAARTLERAQARADRRDRDLETVQMVGTVVHSIVSYASGHGVDHIVIGSHGRTGASRVLLGSVAEKVTRRSPVPVTIVR, from the coding sequence ATGGCCACGCACGTTCTCGTCCCGGTCGACGAATCCGAACAGTCCGACGAGGCGCTCGAGTTCGCGCTCTCCGAGTATCCCGATGCGCGGGTCACGGCGTTGCACGTCGTCGACGCGGCCGAGATCCGGGGCGGCGTCGCGCTCGAGTCCTACAGCCCGGAGTCCTACGGAAACCTGCAGGACAAACGAGAAGAACGCGCAGCGAGGACCTTAGAGCGAGCGCAGGCGCGTGCCGATCGCCGCGATCGCGACCTCGAGACGGTACAGATGGTCGGCACCGTCGTTCACTCGATCGTTTCGTACGCGTCGGGACACGGCGTCGATCACATCGTCATCGGCAGTCACGGCCGTACCGGCGCGAGTCGCGTCCTCCTCGGCAGCGTCGCCGAGAAGGTCACTCGCCGGTCGCCGGTTCCGGTGACGATCGTTCGGTAG